One segment of Eschrichtius robustus isolate mEscRob2 chromosome 3, mEscRob2.pri, whole genome shotgun sequence DNA contains the following:
- the TRNP1 gene encoding TMF-regulated nuclear protein 1, protein MPGCRISACGPGAQEGSAEPGSPSPPPGERLLSPQPPSPTPTLTPTPAQASPQPEVAQESAGSAEGQELQRWRQGASGGAGRTGPAGGAGGGPGAAAAAAAAAAAAAGGRALELAEARRRLLEVEGRRRLVSELESRVLQLHCVFLAAELRLAHRAESLGRLGGGVAQAELYLAAHGSRLKKGSRRGRRARPPALLASALGLGGCVPWGAGRLRRGHCPEPDSPFRRSPPRGPASPQR, encoded by the coding sequence atgCCGGGCTGCCGCATCAGCGCCTGCGGCCCAGGGGCCCAGGAAGGGTCGGCGGAACCGGGGTCCCCGTCGCCGCCGCCCGGGGAGCGCCTGTTGTCCCCTCAGCCACCGTCCCCAACTCCGACCTTAACCCCGACCCCGGCTCAGGCCTCACCGCAGCCCGAAGTGGCCCAGGAGTCGGCGGGCTCGGCCGAGGGGCAGGAGCTGCAGCGCTGGCGCCAGGGCGCTAGCGGGGGCGCGGGGCGCACCGGGCCGGCAGGGGGCGCGGGCGGCGGCccgggcgcggcggcggcggcggcggcggcagcggcagcggctgCAGGGGGCCGCGCGCTTGAGCTGGCCGAAGCGCGGCGGCGACTGCTGGAGGTGGAGGGCCGCCGGCGCCTGGTGTCGGAGCTGGAGAGCCGCGTGCTGCAGCTGCACTGCGTCTTCCTGGCGGCCGAGCTGCGCCTGGCGCACCGCGCCGAAAGCCTGGGCCGCCTGGGCGGCGGCGTGGCGCAGGCCGAGCTCTATCTGGCGGCGCACGGGTCGCGCCTCAAGAAGGGCTCGCGCCGCGGCCgccgcgcccgcccgcccgcgctGCTTGCCTCTGCGCTCGGTCTGGGCGGCTGCGTGCCCTGGGGCGCCGGGCGCCTGCGGCGGGGCCACTGCCCCGAGCCCGATTCGCCCTTCCGCCGGAGCCCGCCCCGCGGCCCCGCCTCCCCCCAGCGCTGA